The following proteins are encoded in a genomic region of SAR324 cluster bacterium:
- a CDS encoding DUF3782 domain-containing protein, whose amino-acid sequence GGLNNKFGSFTEGMALPSMSKVLTNRFQMNVIAPNVKVRKGGEEFEIDVLAYANTDVNAVYLVEVKSHLRD is encoded by the coding sequence GGAGGTTTGAACAACAAGTTTGGCAGTTTTACGGAAGGCATGGCCTTGCCTTCGATGAGCAAGGTGCTAACCAACCGGTTTCAAATGAATGTGATCGCCCCGAATGTCAAGGTTCGCAAAGGCGGAGAGGAATTTGAAATTGATGTGCTGGCCTATGCCAACACGGACGTGAACGCGGTTTATCTGGTGGAAGTCAAAAGTCATCTGCGGGATGA
- a CDS encoding nucleotidyltransferase family protein, with protein sequence MKAMILAAGKGTRLQPITLALPKALVPVDNIPALEWTIQRLKYLGVTSVILNTHYLADQIKQYLKNRPADGLKIETSHEEEILGTGGGLLKTLDFWDDSPFFLHNADIFCNADLKQAYQYHLQAQNLATLCVQERETQTRLLVDESGFLCGIHYYKKDLRVQTRPPEGKVYEAGFSGIHVISPSIFPVMTESGSFSIIDTYLRLSHMKYPVRCFNTGSCYWKDIGTIQKLEEFRQDWITHPEWFACYHP encoded by the coding sequence ATGAAAGCCATGATTCTTGCCGCTGGCAAAGGCACACGACTTCAACCGATCACATTAGCACTTCCCAAGGCACTGGTGCCTGTGGACAATATTCCAGCTCTGGAATGGACGATTCAGCGGTTAAAATATCTGGGAGTCACCTCCGTCATCCTTAATACGCATTATCTTGCGGATCAAATCAAGCAATATCTGAAAAACCGTCCGGCCGATGGACTGAAAATCGAAACTTCGCATGAAGAGGAAATTCTGGGAACAGGCGGTGGACTGCTTAAAACCCTTGATTTCTGGGACGATTCCCCATTTTTTCTGCACAATGCCGACATTTTCTGCAATGCCGATTTAAAGCAGGCCTATCAGTATCATCTGCAAGCACAGAATCTTGCCACTCTCTGTGTTCAGGAACGAGAAACCCAAACACGCCTGCTCGTGGATGAGTCCGGTTTTCTGTGCGGCATTCACTATTATAAAAAAGATCTCCGGGTGCAGACGCGTCCTCCGGAAGGAAAGGTGTATGAAGCAGGCTTCAGCGGCATTCATGTCATTTCACCCTCAATTTTCCCTGTCATGACTGAATCAGGCTCTTTTTCCATCATCGACACTTACCTCCGCCTCAGTCATATGAAATACCCTGTTCGCTGCTTCAACACAGGCTCTTGCTACTGGAAGGACATTGGCACCATCCAGAAACTGGAAGAATTTAGACAGGACTGGATTACGCATCCGGAATGGTTTGCCTGTTACCATCCGTGA